From a single Natronorubrum tibetense GA33 genomic region:
- a CDS encoding metal-dependent hydrolase encodes MWPWEHAIVGYLVYSLFCHVIYRDSPGGLEAFAVVFASVLPDIIDKPLAWEYGVFDAGYAIGHSIFFAVPLSILVGLIARSAGRPRTGIAFGLGYLVHLPSDVFDAYIREGVYQPAIMLWPVETVSAEGHEQGFVDQFFLLFNRYSSDLIAGDLSTYLWIQVGMAGFAFLLWLYDGAPVLRELLLGCKRLLFGLAGIDQSSDRASERP; translated from the coding sequence ATGTGGCCATGGGAACACGCGATCGTCGGCTATCTCGTTTATTCGCTGTTCTGTCACGTGATCTATCGTGACTCGCCCGGTGGACTCGAGGCGTTCGCGGTCGTGTTCGCGTCCGTCCTTCCGGATATCATCGACAAGCCCCTGGCGTGGGAGTACGGCGTCTTCGACGCCGGCTACGCGATCGGTCACTCGATTTTCTTCGCCGTTCCGCTGTCGATCCTTGTCGGTCTCATCGCTCGCTCGGCAGGACGACCACGCACTGGTATCGCGTTCGGTCTCGGCTACCTGGTGCACTTGCCCTCCGACGTGTTCGACGCCTACATTCGTGAAGGCGTCTACCAGCCTGCGATCATGCTCTGGCCGGTCGAGACGGTCAGCGCAGAGGGACACGAGCAGGGGTTCGTCGATCAGTTCTTCCTGCTGTTCAACCGATACTCGAGTGATCTCATCGCGGGCGATCTCTCGACGTACCTCTGGATACAGGTCGGGATGGCCGGCTTCGCGTTCCTCCTCTGGCTCTACGATGGTGCGCCCGTCCTTCGGGAACTACTGCTCGGCTGCAAGCGACTTCTCTTCGGTCTCGCCGGAATCGATCAGTCGTCTGATCGGGCCTCGGAACGGCCGTAG
- the hisD gene encoding histidinol dehydrogenase yields MTVPVRALPDLGPADRAAFFDRDAGIEAVSGDVQEIVDRVREEGDVAVREFTSEFDGVELGNIDITDTCERAYDDLEDELREAIETAAANVKEFHEAQRPEDWRDEFGPGRELGRRFRPIDRVGVYVPGGSAAYPSSAIMGIVPAVVAGVDHVSVVTPPADEMNPATLGAIHAAGADAVYSVGGAQAIAGLAYGTETITRVRKIVGPGNKWVTAAKAAVRGDVEIDFLAGPSEVVVVADETADPELVASELLAQAEHDPNASVVAVTADDDTAEAIATAVDEQGTAREREDVIRDALENDASGVLLARSMSEAILFTEEYAPEHLAIIAEDDESLLERIDSAGSVFLGPNTPVAAGDYASGTNHVLPTNGGARVTGGLSVETFLRSTTVQRLSGEGLADIGKTVTTLADAEGLEAHAASVRRRLEKRDET; encoded by the coding sequence ATGACAGTACCCGTGCGGGCACTCCCCGACCTCGGACCGGCCGACCGAGCCGCCTTCTTCGATCGGGACGCCGGTATCGAGGCGGTCAGCGGAGACGTACAGGAGATCGTCGACCGCGTTCGCGAGGAGGGTGACGTCGCCGTCCGCGAGTTCACGAGCGAGTTCGACGGCGTCGAACTCGGGAACATCGATATCACGGACACGTGCGAGCGCGCGTACGATGATCTCGAGGACGAGCTCCGCGAAGCGATCGAAACGGCCGCGGCGAACGTCAAGGAGTTCCACGAGGCACAACGCCCCGAAGACTGGCGCGACGAGTTCGGCCCCGGCCGAGAACTCGGCCGCCGGTTTCGTCCAATCGATCGCGTCGGCGTCTACGTCCCCGGCGGCTCGGCCGCCTACCCCTCGAGTGCGATCATGGGGATCGTGCCGGCGGTAGTCGCGGGCGTCGATCACGTCTCGGTCGTGACGCCGCCAGCCGACGAGATGAACCCGGCCACGCTGGGGGCGATCCACGCTGCGGGTGCCGACGCGGTCTACAGCGTCGGCGGCGCACAGGCGATCGCCGGACTCGCCTACGGAACCGAGACGATCACGCGCGTCCGGAAGATCGTCGGTCCCGGAAACAAGTGGGTCACGGCGGCGAAGGCCGCTGTTCGAGGCGATGTCGAGATCGACTTCCTCGCGGGACCGAGCGAGGTCGTCGTCGTCGCAGACGAGACCGCGGACCCGGAACTCGTCGCGAGCGAACTGCTCGCACAGGCCGAACACGACCCGAACGCGTCGGTCGTCGCCGTCACGGCGGATGACGACACTGCCGAGGCGATCGCCACGGCCGTCGACGAACAGGGTACCGCGCGCGAGCGCGAAGATGTCATACGTGACGCACTCGAGAACGACGCGAGCGGCGTGCTCCTGGCGCGATCGATGAGCGAGGCGATCCTCTTTACAGAGGAGTACGCGCCGGAGCACCTCGCGATCATCGCCGAGGACGACGAGTCGCTCCTCGAGCGGATCGACAGCGCGGGCAGTGTCTTCCTCGGACCAAATACGCCGGTCGCGGCGGGCGATTACGCCAGCGGAACGAACCACGTCCTCCCGACCAACGGCGGCGCACGCGTCACCGGTGGGCTCTCGGTCGAAACCTTCCTGCGATCGACGACGGTTCAGCGACTCTCCGGAGAGGGACTAGCCGACATCGGCAAGACGGTTACGACGCTCGCGGACGCCGAGGGACTCGAGGCCCACGCGGCGAGCGTCCGGCGGCGACTCGAAAAGCGAGACGAAACGTAG
- a CDS encoding HesB/IscA family protein has translation MSTDSMDGGDTETRPQIEVTEEAAEQALDLLESEGLDATEAGLRLFVQQGGCAGLSYGMRFDDAPDGDDTIYNRHDLRVFVDPASLKYIEGSILDFESGLQAEGFHVENPNVVSECGCGESFRT, from the coding sequence ATGAGCACGGACAGCATGGATGGTGGCGACACGGAGACGCGCCCGCAGATCGAAGTAACCGAGGAGGCGGCCGAGCAGGCGCTCGACTTGCTCGAGAGCGAAGGACTCGACGCGACCGAAGCGGGGCTTCGGCTCTTCGTCCAACAGGGTGGCTGTGCGGGACTCTCGTACGGGATGCGCTTCGACGACGCCCCGGACGGCGACGATACGATCTACAACCGCCACGACCTGCGCGTCTTCGTCGACCCGGCCAGCCTGAAGTACATCGAAGGCAGCATCCTCGACTTCGAGAGTGGGCTACAGGCGGAAGGGTTCCACGTGGAAAACCCGAACGTCGTCAGCGAGTGTGGCTGTGGCGAATCGTTCCGGACGTAA
- a CDS encoding dodecin, with protein MVFKKITLIGTSSESFDAAADDAIDRAEATLENVHWIEVDELGVEVASADDREYQAEVTVAFQLED; from the coding sequence ATGGTCTTCAAGAAGATTACCCTGATCGGAACGAGTTCGGAGAGTTTCGACGCCGCGGCCGACGACGCGATCGACCGCGCCGAGGCGACCCTCGAGAACGTCCACTGGATCGAAGTCGACGAACTGGGAGTCGAAGTCGCGAGCGCCGACGACCGAGAGTATCAAGCGGAAGTCACCGTCGCGTTCCAGCTCGAGGACTGA
- a CDS encoding pyridoxal-phosphate-dependent aminotransferase family protein, with product MADADGSIDVSEIGELTPPDRTLMGPGPSDVNPRVLRAMSTPLVGHLDPSFVEIMNEVQELLRYTFRTDNQWTIPVSGTGSAAMEAAIGNVVEPGDTMLVPTNGYFGGRMASMARRAGGEVVEVDAPWGEPLEPANVSDALADHDPDVFGFVHAETSTGVLQPDVPELTAAAHDHDALVIADTVTSIGGVELRVDEWDIDVAYAGPQKCLSCPPGASPLTLSDAAMEKVLSREEESRSWYLDLSLLEGYWGDDRSYHHTAPITNVYALREALRLVAEEGIEARWDRHERLAGALKAGMEGMGLEMNAPDAYWLPSLNAVRVPDGIDDGEVCAELLERYDLEVASGLGDLDGEIFRIGCMGYSARPENVIYVVTALGDVLESMGADVDPGAGVSATRDAL from the coding sequence ATGGCAGATGCAGACGGTTCGATCGACGTGTCGGAGATCGGTGAACTGACGCCGCCAGATCGGACGCTGATGGGACCCGGACCGAGCGACGTCAACCCTCGAGTGCTGCGGGCGATGTCCACACCGCTCGTGGGCCACCTCGACCCGTCGTTCGTCGAGATCATGAACGAGGTCCAGGAGTTGCTGCGCTATACGTTCCGGACCGACAACCAGTGGACGATTCCCGTCTCGGGAACCGGCTCCGCTGCGATGGAGGCCGCGATCGGAAACGTGGTCGAACCGGGCGACACCATGCTCGTCCCAACGAACGGCTACTTCGGCGGCCGTATGGCCTCGATGGCCCGCCGCGCCGGTGGCGAGGTCGTCGAGGTTGACGCCCCGTGGGGCGAACCGCTCGAGCCGGCCAACGTCTCCGATGCTCTCGCCGACCACGATCCCGACGTGTTCGGCTTCGTCCATGCGGAGACCAGCACGGGAGTGCTCCAGCCCGACGTCCCCGAACTCACGGCGGCGGCCCACGACCACGACGCCCTCGTCATCGCCGACACCGTGACCTCGATCGGCGGGGTCGAGTTGCGCGTCGACGAGTGGGACATCGACGTCGCCTACGCCGGCCCACAGAAGTGTCTCTCCTGTCCGCCGGGTGCGAGCCCGCTGACGCTCTCGGACGCCGCGATGGAGAAGGTCCTCTCGCGGGAAGAAGAGTCCCGTTCGTGGTATCTCGACCTCTCCCTGCTCGAGGGCTACTGGGGTGACGATCGATCCTACCACCACACCGCGCCGATCACGAACGTCTACGCGCTTCGAGAGGCGCTCCGTCTCGTAGCCGAAGAAGGAATCGAGGCCCGCTGGGACCGCCACGAGCGACTCGCGGGTGCGCTGAAAGCCGGTATGGAAGGGATGGGCCTCGAGATGAACGCTCCCGACGCGTACTGGCTCCCGAGTCTGAACGCCGTCCGCGTTCCCGACGGGATCGACGACGGCGAGGTCTGTGCCGAACTGCTCGAGCGCTACGATCTCGAGGTCGCGAGCGGCCTGGGCGATCTGGACGGCGAGATCTTCCGGATCGGCTGTATGGGCTACTCCGCGCGTCCGGAGAACGTCATTTACGTCGTGACGGCGCTGGGTGACGTCCTCGAATCGATGGGTGCGGACGTCGATCCCGGTGCCGGCGTGTCGGCGACTCGAGACGCGCTATAA
- a CDS encoding DUF7116 family protein: MRLVEQARSIFAELGYTVEGNGPTFRAEREWKAVQVNTVLETGELPSQPGQFHCFVAQPEDADEIETKLNSVDPDYEWAIIVVDGDDYQVERAPPGPRVSA; encoded by the coding sequence ATGCGACTCGTCGAGCAGGCCAGGTCGATCTTCGCAGAGCTTGGGTACACCGTCGAAGGCAACGGCCCGACGTTCCGCGCCGAACGCGAGTGGAAGGCCGTTCAGGTAAACACCGTCCTCGAGACAGGAGAGCTCCCGTCCCAACCGGGACAGTTCCACTGTTTCGTCGCCCAGCCGGAGGACGCCGACGAAATCGAGACCAAGCTCAACAGCGTGGATCCGGACTACGAGTGGGCTATCATCGTCGTCGACGGGGACGACTATCAGGTCGAACGAGCCCCGCCAGGACCACGAGTGTCGGCGTAA
- a CDS encoding DUF5816 domain-containing protein, with amino-acid sequence MQTLSTDDGATVYVSETDGDRGSKGPFLIAYESRDADSRYGWFCTNCESFDNAMDSMGRIKCNQCGNFRKPTEWDAAHE; translated from the coding sequence ATGCAAACACTGTCCACCGACGACGGAGCGACCGTCTACGTGTCGGAGACGGACGGCGACAGGGGATCGAAGGGACCGTTTCTCATCGCGTACGAGTCTCGAGACGCCGACAGCCGGTACGGCTGGTTCTGTACGAACTGCGAGAGCTTCGACAACGCGATGGATTCGATGGGCCGTATCAAGTGCAACCAGTGTGGGAACTTCCGGAAGCCGACCGAATGGGATGCCGCCCACGAATAA
- a CDS encoding universal stress protein has product MSLVVVPVRYPLSKHSRRTLERAIEVARERDASLTVLHVDLYQNGKKVTRIDLKTAVENVFGRLENVRYVVRTGFLVEESILDEVAAEGADAVVIGSQQASRLRRIFRRFTDNPNIDQYLRTHLECEVITVESATA; this is encoded by the coding sequence ATGTCGCTGGTCGTGGTTCCCGTTCGGTATCCGTTGTCAAAGCACTCTCGTCGAACGCTCGAGCGCGCGATCGAGGTCGCGCGCGAGCGTGACGCGTCGTTGACGGTCTTGCACGTTGATCTCTACCAGAACGGGAAGAAAGTGACGCGAATCGACCTGAAAACCGCCGTCGAGAACGTGTTCGGACGGCTCGAGAACGTTCGATACGTCGTTCGGACCGGCTTTCTCGTCGAGGAGAGCATCCTCGACGAAGTCGCGGCGGAAGGTGCCGACGCCGTCGTCATCGGCAGTCAGCAGGCGAGCCGGTTACGCCGGATCTTCCGTCGGTTTACCGACAACCCGAACATCGACCAGTACCTCCGGACCCACCTCGAGTGTGAAGTCATCACGGTCGAGAGCGCGACGGCCTGA
- a CDS encoding universal stress protein: MYDDILIPTDGSETIDETLAHGLPIAADNDATVHGLYVVDSRITAAATDETSPDLERSLEEEGRDAVAAVTGQASEHGLETEADVRKGTPSKTILEYADEHGIDLIVIGTRGKSAREKVTSLGSVSERVVDNASVPVFVVRDAGRTS, translated from the coding sequence ATGTACGACGATATCCTCATTCCGACGGACGGGAGCGAGACGATCGACGAGACGCTGGCTCACGGATTGCCAATCGCTGCGGACAACGACGCGACGGTCCACGGCCTGTACGTCGTCGACAGTCGGATTACCGCCGCCGCAACCGACGAGACGAGTCCCGATCTCGAGCGATCGCTCGAGGAGGAGGGCCGGGACGCCGTCGCCGCCGTCACGGGGCAGGCGTCGGAGCACGGTCTCGAGACCGAAGCCGACGTCAGGAAAGGGACGCCGTCGAAAACGATCCTCGAGTACGCGGACGAGCACGGCATCGATCTGATCGTGATCGGAACCCGCGGAAAGAGCGCCCGCGAAAAAGTCACCTCGCTGGGGAGCGTCTCGGAGCGGGTAGTCGACAACGCCTCGGTTCCGGTGTTCGTGGTGCGTGACGCCGGGAGAACGTCGTAA
- a CDS encoding mechanosensitive ion channel family protein: MRGVLQMNESTATEEVQSVLPYDPPGLVVQFVLATFVLVVGWYLSKLVVRVAGRTIARRIERPSVTRTVLRGVRISVLLVAAVIAATILGVGDTQILLSVTVISAVIAVVLAPLVGSLVNGFFVLADRPYEIGDMIEVTDEGHKGFVEDITIRYTKIFTLQNTFIVIPNSEIHERDVINYSAEDERTRIGVTFDITYDSDLKAARRQAERAARSVDTVISGGPDIRIGSARYGAAPLCTIEEYADDGITLDLRFWVQHPYKQRVAQSDVQAAVFERFADMDVEFAYPHRHHVFDEHSGIGRLAVDGPDSDWLESAAEPADQPGEATEADGGDETEQ; the protein is encoded by the coding sequence ATGCGCGGGGTACTGCAGATGAACGAGAGTACGGCGACTGAGGAGGTCCAGAGTGTCCTCCCGTACGACCCTCCCGGTCTCGTCGTCCAGTTCGTCCTCGCCACGTTCGTGTTGGTCGTCGGCTGGTACCTCTCGAAACTCGTCGTCCGCGTCGCCGGGCGGACCATCGCTCGTCGGATCGAACGTCCCAGCGTTACGCGGACCGTCCTGCGCGGCGTCAGAATATCCGTCTTGCTCGTCGCGGCGGTTATCGCTGCCACCATCCTCGGCGTCGGCGACACGCAGATTCTCCTCTCCGTGACCGTCATCTCGGCCGTGATCGCGGTCGTCCTCGCCCCGCTCGTGGGGAGTCTGGTCAACGGCTTCTTCGTGCTCGCCGACCGGCCCTACGAGATCGGCGACATGATCGAGGTCACCGACGAGGGCCACAAGGGCTTCGTCGAGGATATCACAATCCGCTACACGAAGATCTTCACCCTCCAGAACACGTTCATCGTTATCCCGAACTCCGAAATTCACGAACGCGACGTAATCAACTACTCCGCGGAGGACGAGCGCACCCGAATCGGCGTCACGTTCGATATCACGTACGACAGCGACCTCAAGGCCGCACGGCGGCAGGCCGAACGGGCCGCCCGCTCCGTCGACACCGTCATCTCCGGCGGTCCGGACATCCGAATCGGGAGCGCGCGGTACGGGGCCGCGCCGCTCTGTACGATCGAGGAGTACGCCGACGACGGTATCACACTCGATCTGCGGTTCTGGGTCCAACATCCCTACAAACAGCGCGTCGCGCAGTCGGACGTGCAGGCCGCAGTTTTCGAGCGATTCGCCGATATGGACGTCGAGTTCGCGTACCCGCATCGACACCACGTCTTCGACGAACACAGCGGTATCGGTCGCTTGGCCGTCGATGGTCCCGACTCCGACTGGCTGGAGTCAGCCGCTGAACCGGCGGACCAACCCGGGGAAGCGACGGAAGCTGACGGCGGAGACGAGACCGAACAGTAA
- the trmB gene encoding HTH-type sugar sensing transcriptional regulator TrmB, whose translation MAPDELRSTVEQVGDRFNLGEYEIDAYLTVLEQGQLTASEIADRTDIPQPRVYDTVRSLSDRGLVELRESRPMKVVAIDPDEAFENVQNSLAEMIAELEARYTAPARDTEAVSLVKSRSTILRYLEEVIADADYELSLSLTPDLLTRFEDDLKGAVDEGVSVDLIVTPGHEAPDPNEFDYLEIATTARARRGITTPVVAVADGNYSMYATQDALRDDQDRYGVIFNRSALGFLVSGFFGTVLWTTAEQTLGEDGSERRYPRKYASIRRCVKDVIDEGGEFYATIEGRDVEVGGPRVVRGRILDVSFEVSEEVAALTLETESGETVTVGGRVAALEDVEAHEIHIGRNEPPTIDDE comes from the coding sequence ATGGCACCAGACGAACTTCGCTCGACCGTCGAGCAGGTCGGCGATCGGTTCAATCTCGGCGAGTACGAGATCGACGCCTATCTGACCGTCCTCGAGCAGGGACAACTCACGGCCAGCGAGATTGCCGACCGAACCGATATTCCACAGCCCCGCGTCTACGACACCGTGCGCAGTTTGAGCGACCGCGGGCTGGTCGAACTGCGCGAGTCGCGCCCGATGAAGGTCGTCGCGATCGATCCCGACGAGGCCTTCGAGAACGTCCAGAACTCCTTAGCGGAGATGATCGCCGAACTCGAGGCCCGCTACACGGCCCCCGCTCGCGACACGGAGGCCGTCTCCCTCGTGAAATCGCGATCGACGATCCTGCGCTATCTCGAGGAGGTCATCGCCGACGCCGACTACGAACTCTCCCTCTCGCTGACGCCGGACCTGTTGACGCGGTTCGAGGACGATCTGAAGGGTGCCGTCGACGAGGGTGTCAGCGTCGACCTGATCGTCACACCGGGGCATGAGGCGCCAGATCCGAACGAGTTCGACTACCTCGAGATCGCGACGACGGCCCGGGCACGCCGCGGGATCACGACCCCGGTCGTCGCCGTCGCGGACGGCAACTACTCGATGTACGCGACCCAGGACGCGCTGCGTGACGATCAGGACCGGTACGGCGTCATCTTCAACCGCTCGGCGCTCGGCTTCCTGGTCTCGGGCTTTTTCGGCACCGTCCTCTGGACGACCGCCGAACAGACCCTCGGCGAGGACGGGAGCGAACGACGTTACCCCCGAAAGTACGCCTCGATTCGCCGTTGCGTCAAGGACGTCATCGACGAGGGCGGCGAGTTCTACGCGACGATCGAGGGGCGGGACGTCGAAGTCGGCGGCCCGCGCGTCGTCCGCGGACGGATCCTCGACGTCTCGTTCGAGGTCAGCGAGGAAGTCGCGGCACTCACGCTGGAGACCGAGTCGGGCGAAACGGTTACCGTCGGTGGCCGCGTCGCCGCCTTAGAGGACGTCGAGGCCCACGAGATCCACATCGGCCGCAACGAACCGCCCACGATCGACGACGAGTGA
- a CDS encoding extracellular solute-binding protein, with product MGRDTAGRSDRSRLRRRSFLKAASATSATGAVAIAGCLGGAREPGTVVMTAATDVEGIMYSDGDEPSVQQALWDAGLDEDIRVEIQTVVSDSDQRMQGAQSALQAGRAPPDIHMMDSGWTIPFILREQTTNLDEHLSDDVIERVENEYLQAIVETARHPETDELHALPMFPDLGFMLYRQDLIEDAGHDTGDWADEPPSWEEFSTAVSDAMTEGDVDYGFTTQADAYEGLSCCSFNEVMTSWGGAYFGGADNLFVAGDRPITVDDDHVVDAIRMMRTFIDEDDPNAIEEYDEICPSAIVQWSEQESLGPFQGGNAVAHRNWTFAMAETGSEEAFGEDLGVTTMPYAVSADDAEFDGVGGTTSALGGWNLVLSPYTDRREEAVQVLEAFTDEGVMLTILELAGFLPPITELVTEADEDEIGPMARYTEQIERASETAIPRPVTDVWPEQSALIYQEVNAAFRGAKAPDEAMGDLAERLEGSEREVAAQNGD from the coding sequence ATGGGACGCGATACCGCCGGTCGATCAGATCGTTCCCGTCTGAGACGTCGGTCGTTTCTGAAGGCCGCGTCAGCGACGAGTGCGACCGGGGCGGTCGCCATCGCCGGGTGCCTCGGTGGGGCTCGCGAACCGGGGACCGTAGTGATGACCGCTGCCACGGACGTGGAGGGGATCATGTACAGTGACGGAGATGAACCCTCGGTCCAGCAGGCCCTCTGGGATGCCGGACTGGACGAGGACATTCGTGTCGAGATTCAGACGGTCGTCAGCGACTCCGACCAGCGGATGCAGGGAGCCCAGTCCGCGCTGCAGGCGGGTCGTGCCCCGCCCGACATCCACATGATGGACAGCGGCTGGACGATTCCGTTCATCCTTCGGGAACAGACGACCAATCTGGACGAACACCTCTCGGACGACGTCATAGAACGGGTCGAGAACGAGTATCTTCAAGCCATCGTCGAGACGGCCCGACATCCGGAGACGGACGAACTACACGCACTCCCGATGTTTCCCGACCTCGGGTTTATGTTGTATCGACAGGACCTCATCGAGGACGCCGGTCACGATACCGGCGACTGGGCCGACGAACCCCCCTCGTGGGAGGAGTTCTCGACGGCCGTCAGCGACGCGATGACCGAAGGCGACGTCGACTACGGCTTCACGACGCAAGCGGACGCATACGAGGGACTGTCCTGCTGTTCGTTCAACGAGGTGATGACCTCCTGGGGAGGCGCGTACTTCGGCGGCGCTGACAACCTGTTCGTCGCCGGCGATCGGCCGATCACCGTCGACGACGACCACGTGGTGGACGCGATCCGGATGATGCGAACGTTCATCGACGAGGACGATCCGAACGCCATAGAGGAGTACGACGAGATCTGTCCGTCCGCAATCGTCCAGTGGTCCGAACAGGAGTCGCTCGGTCCCTTCCAGGGCGGCAACGCGGTCGCCCACCGGAACTGGACGTTCGCGATGGCCGAAACCGGGTCCGAGGAGGCGTTCGGCGAGGATCTCGGGGTTACGACGATGCCGTACGCGGTCTCGGCAGACGACGCCGAGTTCGACGGTGTCGGCGGGACGACCTCTGCACTCGGCGGCTGGAACCTCGTTCTGAGTCCGTACACGGATCGCCGCGAGGAGGCCGTGCAGGTCCTCGAGGCCTTTACCGACGAGGGGGTAATGCTGACGATCCTGGAACTCGCCGGTTTCCTGCCGCCGATCACCGAACTGGTGACGGAGGCCGACGAGGACGAGATCGGACCGATGGCCCGGTACACGGAACAGATCGAACGGGCCAGCGAGACCGCGATTCCGCGCCCGGTCACCGACGTCTGGCCCGAGCAGTCGGCACTGATCTATCAGGAAGTGAACGCGGCGTTCCGCGGCGCGAAAGCGCCCGACGAGGCGATGGGAGACCTCGCGGAACGTCTCGAGGGCAGCGAACGGGAGGTGGCAGCACAGAATGGCGACTGA
- a CDS encoding carbohydrate ABC transporter permease, producing the protein MATDTDAITGGERPTDRDRSGNAVINWMESLSEAAYAYLLLLPAFALLTLIAFYPLISTFITSLREDRTRGAEPLGGFVGIDNYVDILTGNARLARQFLDVTVSGSFPFLELGTPFLQQALFVTIAFAVISVLFETIIGFGQAYVLDQEFRGRRWVRVAIILPWAVPIVIQGMIFFLMFQPEVGFGSDLMQWLGVFGANPLADSQDAFIIILVADIWKSSAFMALLILAGLQSVDRSLYDVARVAGASPWQRFKMITLPLVMPALLVAMLFRTMDAMRVYGLIESTAGCTTVPSLTCLVVEAMFGGTRIYATAAAVAFATALVIGLIISLYVVFFRDTEGGLY; encoded by the coding sequence ATGGCGACTGATACCGACGCCATCACCGGCGGCGAGAGACCGACCGACCGGGATCGGTCCGGAAACGCCGTCATCAACTGGATGGAAAGCCTGAGCGAGGCGGCCTACGCCTACCTGCTGTTGCTTCCGGCCTTTGCCCTCCTGACGCTGATCGCGTTCTACCCGCTCATCTCGACGTTCATCACGTCGCTGCGCGAGGATCGGACGCGAGGGGCGGAACCGCTCGGCGGCTTCGTCGGCATCGACAACTACGTCGACATCCTCACCGGGAACGCGCGACTCGCGAGGCAGTTCCTCGACGTGACGGTGTCGGGATCGTTCCCGTTTCTCGAGTTGGGGACGCCGTTCCTCCAGCAGGCGCTGTTCGTCACCATCGCCTTTGCGGTCATCAGCGTCCTCTTCGAGACCATCATCGGCTTCGGGCAGGCCTACGTCTTAGACCAGGAGTTCCGCGGCCGGCGCTGGGTTCGGGTCGCGATCATCCTGCCCTGGGCCGTGCCCATCGTTATCCAGGGGATGATCTTCTTCCTGATGTTCCAGCCCGAGGTCGGCTTCGGCAGCGACCTCATGCAGTGGCTCGGGGTCTTCGGGGCGAACCCGCTCGCGGACAGTCAGGACGCGTTCATCATCATCCTCGTGGCCGACATCTGGAAATCCTCGGCGTTCATGGCGCTGTTGATCCTGGCCGGACTCCAGAGCGTTGATAGAAGCCTGTACGACGTCGCCCGGGTCGCCGGGGCGTCGCCGTGGCAGCGGTTCAAGATGATCACGCTCCCGCTCGTGATGCCGGCCCTGCTGGTTGCGATGTTGTTCCGGACGATGGACGCGATGCGCGTCTACGGACTGATCGAATCGACAGCCGGCTGTACCACCGTGCCGTCGCTAACCTGTCTCGTCGTCGAGGCGATGTTCGGCGGGACTCGCATCTACGCGACCGCGGCCGCCGTCGCGTTCGCGACCGCGCTGGTCATCGGCCTGATCATCTCGCTGTACGTGGTGTTCTTCCGCGACACCGAGGGAGGACTGTACTGA